A genomic region of Pseudomonas frederiksbergensis contains the following coding sequences:
- a CDS encoding methyl-accepting chemotaxis protein, translating to MFLQKSLRTQILALLSGSLIAMLLIALACFHFLSSGVQNYRSLIEGPLRTSQLIDEANLQFKAQVQEWKNVLLRGKQPADLDKYWKQYEDRQGDVQNILGELIRQQGIDASLKTRLESLRDAHRVLGGAYQKGREAYLAAGADSAAGDNAVKGVDRATSEQMSELVNELRKQGREQSTLISASADRTVLLGILVMLASGLLIGLFSLWLVNRNLVEPIRKLIEYVAHLSQGRFAEPVASNRQDELGKLAVAANTLRDFLAETFSRLQRSASDLDSASGELNSIATLMAHGTNEQFNRTDQVATAMNEMSATAQEVARHAADAARAADDADQSAQQGEKVMQGTIHTITQMRGEIANTATVIRQLETDSGRIGKVLEVIRGIAEQTNLLALNAAIEAARAGEAGRGFAVVADEVRSLAQRTAASIIEINQIIQSVQTGAVDAAQAIESGQSRSEESVEQVTQAGAMLERITASVEAIRDMNRQIATAAEEQTSVAEDISRNLTEITSIASTNLDNVQRTEAASNNLHGLSGQLNAVTARLGS from the coding sequence ATGTTTTTGCAAAAATCCCTGAGAACTCAAATCCTGGCATTGCTGAGCGGCAGCCTGATCGCGATGTTGCTGATTGCCCTGGCCTGTTTTCACTTTCTCTCCAGCGGGGTGCAGAACTATCGCAGCCTGATCGAAGGCCCGTTACGTACCTCGCAACTGATTGACGAAGCCAACCTGCAATTCAAGGCCCAGGTTCAGGAATGGAAAAACGTCCTGTTGCGCGGCAAGCAACCGGCTGACCTGGACAAATACTGGAAGCAGTATGAGGACCGTCAGGGCGACGTACAGAACATTCTCGGTGAGTTGATCCGCCAACAGGGTATCGACGCCTCACTCAAAACCCGCCTTGAAAGCCTGCGTGATGCGCACCGGGTACTGGGCGGTGCTTATCAAAAAGGTCGAGAGGCCTATCTGGCCGCCGGTGCCGATTCTGCAGCAGGTGATAACGCGGTCAAGGGCGTGGACCGCGCCACCAGCGAGCAGATGAGCGAGTTGGTCAACGAATTGCGCAAGCAGGGTCGTGAGCAATCGACGCTGATCAGCGCCAGTGCCGATCGCACCGTGCTGTTGGGAATCCTGGTGATGTTGGCGTCGGGTCTGTTGATTGGCCTGTTCAGCCTGTGGCTGGTCAACCGCAATCTGGTGGAACCGATCCGCAAGTTGATTGAATACGTTGCGCATTTGAGCCAGGGCCGCTTTGCCGAGCCGGTGGCGAGTAATCGTCAGGATGAGCTGGGCAAGCTGGCTGTCGCGGCCAATACGTTGCGTGATTTCCTTGCCGAGACCTTCAGCCGCTTGCAGCGCAGCGCCTCGGATCTGGACAGCGCCAGCGGCGAGCTGAACTCCATTGCGACGTTGATGGCCCATGGCACCAACGAACAGTTCAACCGTACCGATCAAGTCGCCACGGCGATGAACGAAATGTCTGCCACTGCCCAGGAAGTCGCTCGTCATGCGGCCGACGCGGCGCGGGCCGCCGATGATGCCGATCAGTCGGCACAACAGGGCGAGAAGGTCATGCAGGGCACCATTCACACCATCACCCAGATGCGCGGCGAAATCGCCAACACTGCGACGGTCATCCGCCAACTGGAAACCGACAGCGGGCGCATCGGCAAGGTGCTGGAAGTGATTCGCGGCATCGCCGAGCAAACCAACTTGCTGGCACTGAATGCCGCCATCGAAGCCGCTCGGGCCGGTGAAGCCGGACGCGGGTTTGCCGTGGTGGCCGATGAAGTGCGCAGCCTGGCCCAGCGCACGGCGGCGTCAATCATCGAAATCAACCAGATCATCCAGAGTGTGCAGACCGGCGCGGTTGACGCAGCGCAGGCCATCGAAAGTGGCCAGTCACGCAGCGAGGAGAGTGTTGAACAGGTCACTCAGGCCGGGGCCATGCTTGAGCGCATTACCGCGTCGGTGGAGGCGATTCGCGACATGAACCGCCAGATCGCCACCGCCGCTGAAGAACAGACCTCGGTGGCCGAAGACATTTCGCGCAACCTGACCGAGATCACCAGCATTGCCAGTACCAATCTGGACAACGTGCAGCGCACTGAAGCCGCGAGCAACAACCTGCACGGTTTGTCGGGGCAATTGAACGCGGTGACGGCGCGCCTCGGCTCCTAG
- a CDS encoding PepSY domain-containing protein, with the protein MKTLTALFTATALTLTAGFAMADVRPDLIPGLLKDGTVMDMEKLNQAALAEHPGSTAANIKDTELEHNAKTGAYEYKVEIRDAKNLEWDVKLDAKTGKVLSNTQEK; encoded by the coding sequence ATGAAAACGCTGACTGCCCTGTTCACCGCCACTGCCCTGACCCTGACTGCCGGTTTCGCCATGGCCGATGTACGCCCGGACCTGATTCCGGGTCTGCTCAAGGACGGCACCGTGATGGACATGGAGAAGCTCAATCAGGCGGCGCTCGCTGAGCACCCGGGCAGCACCGCGGCGAACATCAAGGACACTGAGCTTGAGCACAATGCCAAGACCGGCGCTTATGAGTACAAGGTCGAAATCCGCGACGCCAAGAACCTCGAGTGGGACGTGAAGCTGGACGCCAAGACCGGCAAAGTACTGAGCAACACACAAGAGAAGTAA
- a CDS encoding glycerophosphodiester phosphodiesterase, with amino-acid sequence MPVTFTKSALLLSLMLGLGQAQATSQQSPTALATTSGIPHPAVIAHRGASFDAPESTAAAYKLARDLGADYLEMDLQRSKDGVLFALHDNNLQRTTDVATKFPERKDSPANAFTIAELKTLDAGSWFNTAHPDRARPAYAGLKILTLDEIIDIAQGNPLHKPGLYIETKEPKQFPGIERDLKDKLQDRGWLSPVGSTLAKNELTVGQGKGKVILQTFEKSSLELLQKEMPQVPKILLLWVGEGSIEPKSKVTFAESGDKDKATYYAKQEPKDKAEFEQWVDYAKAQGAIGTGPSAALATGGDQSYSDLVKPWMNQYTHDKGMLVHVYTIDDAADYKKVMDAGVDGIFTNRASELLKYYKRPAAGSVAQLLEVNGF; translated from the coding sequence ATGCCTGTTACCTTCACCAAAAGTGCCCTGTTGCTGAGCCTGATGCTCGGCCTTGGCCAGGCACAGGCTACCAGCCAGCAGAGCCCGACGGCTCTGGCCACCACCAGCGGGATCCCGCACCCGGCGGTGATCGCCCACCGTGGCGCCTCTTTCGATGCGCCTGAATCCACTGCCGCCGCCTACAAACTGGCGCGCGACCTGGGCGCCGACTACCTGGAAATGGACCTGCAACGCAGCAAGGACGGCGTGCTGTTCGCCTTGCATGACAACAACCTGCAACGCACCACCGACGTTGCGACCAAGTTTCCTGAACGCAAGGACAGCCCGGCCAATGCGTTCACCATCGCCGAACTTAAAACCCTGGATGCCGGCAGCTGGTTCAACACCGCCCACCCGGATCGCGCTCGCCCTGCTTATGCCGGCCTGAAAATCCTGACCCTGGACGAAATCATCGATATCGCCCAAGGCAACCCGCTGCACAAGCCTGGTCTTTACATCGAAACCAAAGAGCCAAAACAGTTTCCCGGCATTGAGCGCGATCTCAAGGACAAGCTTCAGGACCGTGGCTGGCTGAGCCCGGTAGGTTCCACGCTGGCCAAAAACGAGCTGACCGTCGGCCAGGGCAAAGGCAAAGTGATCCTGCAAACCTTCGAGAAGAGCAGCCTCGAACTGCTGCAAAAAGAAATGCCGCAAGTGCCGAAGATTCTCCTGCTGTGGGTGGGCGAAGGCAGTATCGAGCCCAAGTCGAAGGTGACCTTCGCCGAATCCGGTGACAAGGATAAAGCCACCTACTACGCCAAACAGGAACCCAAGGACAAAGCCGAATTCGAGCAATGGGTCGACTACGCCAAGGCACAGGGCGCCATCGGCACGGGCCCTTCGGCAGCGCTGGCCACCGGCGGCGATCAAAGCTATTCGGACCTGGTGAAACCGTGGATGAACCAGTACACCCACGACAAGGGCATGTTGGTGCACGTCTACACCATCGACGATGCCGCGGACTACAAGAAGGTCATGGACGCCGGTGTCGATGGCATCTTCACCAACCGCGCCAGCGAACTGCTCAAGTATTACAAGCGCCCGGCGGCGGGCAGCGTTGCGCAGTTACTTGAGGTCAATGGTTTCTAG
- a CDS encoding DUF2025 family protein: MRITSELICQAADQLKGFVGFNRKTAHYIVRFSEDSFGMDVADDAIIPANEFVWAAAEGQAMTLKRELIRLLLEQNIDDRINITEPLRVYMRREDLPEISALRSLVQAG, translated from the coding sequence ATGCGCATCACGTCCGAACTTATCTGCCAAGCCGCTGATCAACTCAAAGGCTTCGTCGGTTTCAATCGCAAGACCGCTCACTACATCGTTCGCTTCAGCGAAGATTCGTTCGGCATGGATGTCGCCGACGATGCAATCATCCCCGCCAACGAGTTCGTCTGGGCAGCCGCAGAGGGCCAGGCCATGACCCTCAAGCGTGAGCTGATCCGCTTGCTGCTGGAGCAGAACATTGACGACCGGATCAACATCACCGAACCGCTGCGGGTCTACATGCGGCGCGAGGATTTACCGGAGATTAGCGCGCTGCGCAGCCTGGTTCAGGCCGGATGA
- a CDS encoding antibiotic biosynthesis monooxygenase family protein has product MIANTPSPPYYAVIFTSLRTTADQGYEQAAQRMVELARDQPGFLGVESARGEDGLGITVSYWSSEEAILAWKQHAEHSATRERGRASWYEAFHTRVCKVERAYAFERHPA; this is encoded by the coding sequence ATGATCGCCAACACACCCTCGCCCCCTTACTACGCGGTGATTTTCACTTCACTGCGCACAACCGCAGACCAGGGTTACGAGCAGGCAGCGCAACGCATGGTCGAACTCGCCCGCGACCAACCGGGGTTTCTCGGCGTTGAGTCAGCCCGGGGTGAAGACGGACTTGGCATCACCGTTTCCTACTGGTCCAGCGAAGAAGCGATCCTTGCCTGGAAACAACACGCCGAACACAGTGCAACCCGCGAACGCGGGCGCGCGAGCTGGTATGAAGCGTTTCACACGCGGGTGTGCAAGGTCGAGCGCGCTTATGCCTTCGAACGTCATCCGGCCTGA
- a CDS encoding LysR family transcriptional regulator, whose protein sequence is MLIPGAHYRLAFTQVILAFAQVFNALTHYQLDYPDLALILALVRGGSLARAAALLKVDVSTVFRAVRRLEAALGQALFEKSRAGYLPTTLARTLAEQAERAEQALEAARIGVEQGGEVISGTVRLTCTDSVLHALLLPALAQFMLAYPALTLELSTSNDFANLSRRDADIALRLTRSPPEHLVGRRLGAVSYRVCASTAYLKSVEPSDLTQLSWIAPDDFLPDHPTVIWRRQQFPGVLPSYRCNSMLSVTELVRAGLGVAALPDFLIDPAQGLRPLSEPLLGYDTSLWLLTRPDCRALRSVVTLFDELSHWVRLPDQERC, encoded by the coding sequence TTGTTGATTCCTGGAGCCCACTATAGATTGGCGTTCACGCAAGTAATATTGGCGTTTGCCCAAGTGTTCAATGCATTGACGCACTATCAGCTGGATTACCCGGACCTCGCCTTGATTCTCGCGTTGGTGCGCGGCGGCTCTCTGGCACGGGCAGCGGCACTGTTGAAGGTCGACGTTTCGACGGTGTTTCGTGCGGTTCGGCGCCTGGAAGCTGCATTGGGCCAAGCGTTGTTCGAGAAAAGCCGTGCAGGTTATTTGCCGACCACCCTGGCCCGAACACTGGCCGAGCAGGCCGAACGCGCCGAGCAGGCGCTGGAAGCCGCGCGCATTGGCGTGGAGCAGGGCGGTGAAGTCATCAGCGGCACCGTGCGTCTGACCTGCACCGATTCGGTCTTGCACGCGTTGCTGTTGCCAGCGTTGGCGCAGTTCATGCTGGCGTACCCGGCGCTGACCCTGGAATTGAGTACTTCCAACGACTTTGCCAACCTTAGCCGCCGCGATGCCGATATCGCCTTGCGCCTGACCCGTTCACCGCCAGAGCATCTGGTTGGGCGGCGTTTGGGCGCAGTGTCGTATCGGGTTTGCGCCAGTACGGCGTATCTGAAATCAGTTGAGCCGAGTGATCTGACGCAGTTGAGCTGGATTGCTCCGGATGACTTTCTGCCCGACCATCCGACAGTGATCTGGCGTCGTCAGCAATTTCCCGGTGTGCTGCCGAGCTATCGCTGCAACAGCATGCTCTCGGTCACTGAGTTGGTGCGCGCCGGGCTTGGCGTTGCCGCGTTGCCGGATTTCCTGATCGACCCCGCGCAGGGGTTGCGCCCATTGAGCGAACCCCTGCTCGGTTACGACACCAGCCTGTGGCTGCTGACCCGCCCGGATTGTCGAGCGTTGCGCTCGGTGGTGACGCTGTTCGACGAATTATCGCACTGGGTGCGATTGCCTGATCAGGAGCGTTGCTGA
- a CDS encoding DUF1003 domain-containing protein, whose product MNSTKPEEKDPAAPVDHLRFHRPHAHLASTFGNDTFALKAEAFARFFGTPTFLGAQTLIVGIWIILNVTGVTTFDVYPFILLNLAFSLQAAYAAPLILLAQTRQAARDKAQSEADALHREALAVANTERQAQAAQNSAQLLALLEQNTRLTEMTKELTERIGNLTSEMHQHFLQDQQRS is encoded by the coding sequence ATGAATTCAACCAAGCCCGAAGAAAAAGACCCCGCAGCCCCCGTCGATCACTTGCGCTTCCACCGGCCGCACGCCCATTTGGCGTCGACCTTTGGCAACGACACGTTTGCATTGAAGGCCGAAGCCTTTGCACGCTTCTTCGGCACCCCGACCTTCCTCGGCGCGCAAACCCTTATTGTCGGGATCTGGATTATCCTGAACGTCACGGGGGTAACGACGTTCGACGTCTACCCGTTCATCCTGCTCAACCTTGCGTTCAGCCTGCAAGCCGCCTACGCCGCACCGCTGATTCTGCTGGCGCAAACCCGTCAGGCCGCGCGCGACAAAGCCCAGTCCGAAGCCGACGCGCTACACCGTGAGGCCTTGGCCGTCGCCAACACCGAGCGACAAGCACAAGCCGCTCAGAACTCCGCGCAGTTACTGGCGTTGCTTGAACAAAACACTCGACTGACCGAGATGACCAAAGAGCTGACCGAGCGCATCGGAAACCTGACCTCGGAGATGCATCAGCACTTTTTGCAAGATCAGCAACGCTCCTGA
- a CDS encoding diguanylate cyclase encodes MENQRGKGLSFAKRIYRPRMIGLGIGCISVSAALYPLDMPFWIWVFLLFNGLFWPHLAYQLSTRSAFPYKAEFRNLLYDSFLGGFWAAAMQFTPLTTVTIISMMAMNNVAAGGLRLFIHGTVAQLVGVLISWLLLGAAFTSAVSQLQVYACLPMLTLYPLALGMVCYRLAIKLSEHKRALSALSRTDSLTGLLNHGTWKDLLQIKFHECQQQRVQATIALIDIDHFKSINDTYGHIVGDTVLRQLSAELKRNLRESDLAGRYGGDEFGVILPNMPLEQATGVMERLREVFGNYRNPQVPELQVSLSIGLATNQMSFTDAVMWLNAADKALYAAKNTGRNKINIALTPPAAERTSPSLA; translated from the coding sequence ATGGAAAACCAACGAGGCAAAGGGCTGTCATTTGCCAAACGTATTTACAGACCCAGGATGATTGGCCTGGGTATCGGCTGCATCAGCGTAAGCGCCGCGCTTTACCCCTTGGATATGCCGTTCTGGATCTGGGTATTTTTACTGTTCAATGGCCTGTTCTGGCCGCACCTTGCCTATCAACTGTCGACGCGCTCGGCATTTCCCTACAAGGCCGAATTCCGCAACCTCTTATACGACTCGTTTCTCGGCGGGTTCTGGGCGGCAGCAATGCAGTTCACGCCCCTCACCACGGTCACCATCATTTCGATGATGGCAATGAATAACGTTGCGGCGGGTGGCCTGCGTCTATTCATCCACGGAACCGTGGCCCAATTGGTTGGCGTGTTGATCTCATGGCTGCTGCTCGGTGCGGCCTTTACGTCTGCCGTCAGTCAGCTTCAGGTGTACGCCTGCCTGCCCATGCTGACCCTCTACCCGCTGGCGCTTGGTATGGTGTGCTATCGACTGGCGATCAAACTCTCCGAACACAAACGTGCATTGAGTGCCTTGAGTCGTACCGACAGTCTGACCGGACTGCTCAATCACGGCACCTGGAAAGACCTGCTGCAGATCAAGTTTCATGAGTGCCAGCAGCAGCGGGTCCAGGCAACGATTGCCCTGATCGACATTGATCACTTCAAGTCGATCAACGACACCTATGGGCATATCGTCGGCGATACCGTGCTGCGCCAACTCAGCGCTGAACTCAAACGCAACCTGCGCGAGAGTGACCTGGCCGGGCGTTATGGCGGCGATGAATTCGGGGTAATTTTGCCGAATATGCCACTGGAGCAGGCCACAGGCGTGATGGAGCGCTTGCGCGAAGTGTTCGGTAACTACCGCAACCCGCAAGTGCCCGAGCTTCAAGTCAGTTTGAGTATTGGCCTTGCGACCAACCAGATGTCCTTTACGGATGCTGTGATGTGGCTCAATGCCGCAGACAAGGCGCTGTATGCCGCCAAGAACACCGGGCGCAACAAAATCAATATAGCCCTGACGCCTCCGGCCGCCGAACGTACGAGTCCCTCATTGGCATAG
- a CDS encoding TetR/AcrR family transcriptional regulator, whose protein sequence is MTAPQRLTDRKREAIVQAAIAEFRASGFDITSMDKIAATAGVSKRTVYNHFPSKEELFAEILQRLWTNVTAQQDNCYRTDLPLREQLGQLLHCKLQLLGDNNFLDLARVAIAATIHSPERVQDMVARIGEREEGLTTWIRAAQVDGRLKPVDPGFAAQQLQGMIKAFAFWPQISLNQPPLSPEMQTTVIESALDMFLTCYQR, encoded by the coding sequence ATGACAGCTCCACAGCGCCTCACCGACCGTAAACGCGAAGCCATTGTTCAGGCGGCGATTGCCGAATTCCGTGCCAGCGGGTTCGACATCACCAGCATGGACAAGATTGCCGCCACCGCGGGCGTGTCGAAGCGCACGGTGTACAACCACTTCCCCAGTAAAGAAGAGCTGTTCGCCGAAATCCTGCAACGATTGTGGACCAACGTCACCGCGCAACAGGACAACTGCTACCGCACAGACCTGCCGCTGCGCGAGCAGTTGGGCCAGTTGCTGCACTGCAAATTGCAGTTGCTGGGGGACAACAATTTCCTCGATCTGGCACGGGTGGCCATTGCTGCCACCATCCATTCACCTGAACGGGTCCAGGACATGGTGGCGCGAATTGGCGAACGTGAAGAGGGGCTGACCACCTGGATTCGCGCTGCACAGGTTGATGGTCGCCTCAAGCCTGTAGACCCTGGTTTCGCGGCCCAGCAACTACAGGGGATGATCAAGGCATTTGCCTTCTGGCCGCAGATCTCCCTGAACCAGCCGCCGTTGTCGCCCGAGATGCAAACCACTGTCATAGAGTCAGCACTGGACATGTTCCTGACTTGCTATCAGCGGTAA
- a CDS encoding MBL fold metallo-hydrolase, which translates to MATFSSQADSVTELKTSRQEQGQYRNHEAVPGQGFRKTLRIFWNMLFHKPRNTRPVGVIPLQALTREQLLSAPNHSVFRLGHSTVLLKLRDKFWLTDPVFAERASPVQWAGPKRFHQPPISLEELPPIEAVILSHDHYDHLDHQSILKLADKTKHFLAPLGVGETLIKWGVDASKVRQLDWWEGIQVDGIHFIATPSQHFSGRGLFDGNSTLWASWVMIDGDKRIFFSGDTGYFDGFKVIGEQFGPFDLTLMETGAYNVDWPHIHMQPEETLQAHIDLKGRWLLPIHNGTFDLSMHAWHEPFDRIVALAWERNVSISTPQMGEAFSLGQPQRGEAWWLEVENLVYQYQ; encoded by the coding sequence ATGGCCACTTTCTCTTCCCAGGCGGATAGCGTCACTGAACTGAAAACGTCCCGGCAGGAGCAGGGGCAATACCGCAATCATGAGGCCGTACCGGGGCAAGGTTTTCGCAAGACCCTGCGAATTTTCTGGAACATGCTTTTCCACAAGCCGCGTAACACGCGACCGGTCGGTGTTATTCCGCTTCAAGCGCTGACTCGCGAACAGCTTCTCAGTGCGCCCAACCACAGCGTGTTTCGCCTGGGCCATTCCACCGTGCTGCTGAAACTGCGCGACAAGTTCTGGCTGACCGATCCGGTTTTCGCTGAGCGCGCATCGCCGGTGCAATGGGCCGGCCCCAAACGTTTCCATCAACCACCGATCAGCCTGGAGGAGCTGCCACCGATCGAAGCGGTGATTCTGTCCCATGACCATTACGACCACCTCGATCATCAGTCGATCCTCAAACTGGCGGACAAAACCAAGCACTTTCTAGCGCCGCTGGGCGTGGGTGAGACGCTGATCAAATGGGGCGTCGATGCGAGCAAAGTGCGTCAACTGGATTGGTGGGAAGGCATTCAGGTCGACGGGATTCATTTCATTGCCACGCCTTCGCAGCACTTTTCCGGTCGCGGACTGTTCGATGGCAACAGCACGCTCTGGGCCTCATGGGTGATGATTGATGGGGACAAGCGGATTTTCTTCAGTGGTGATACCGGCTACTTCGACGGCTTTAAAGTGATCGGCGAACAGTTCGGCCCCTTCGATCTGACACTGATGGAAACCGGCGCGTACAACGTCGACTGGCCGCACATTCACATGCAACCAGAAGAAACCCTGCAAGCCCACATCGACCTCAAGGGCCGTTGGCTGCTACCGATTCACAACGGCACCTTCGACTTGTCGATGCACGCCTGGCATGAACCCTTCGACCGCATAGTGGCCTTGGCCTGGGAACGCAATGTTTCCATCAGCACGCCACAGATGGGCGAAGCGTTCAGTCTTGGCCAGCCGCAGCGCGGAGAGGCCTGGTGGTTGGAAGTTGAAAACCTGGTGTACCAGTATCAGTAG
- a CDS encoding amidase family protein gives MDVTLKGCITRLAKVVLLAIAGDAYAETQAPESRLEYFSVDEIKTKMERNQLTSVALVQHLLRRIEALDKQGPVINAVIELNPDALEMARALDLERQRGRVRGPLHGIPVLLKDNIDTSDPMQTSAGSLAMVGQPAAQDAFIVQRLRAAGAVILGKTNLSEWANFRDPDIPSGWSSRGGQTKNPHLLSGDPCGSSSGSAAAAAAGFAPLTVGTETAGSIICPASMNGVVGVKPTVGLLSRSGIIPVTHKLDTPGPITRTVRDAALLLNAMTGKDPADPVSKPHGINGRDYTALLLPNALVGRRIGYPAKFGTRSEAVQTDPQFSQALEVMQAAGATLIPVDLQDPQSQGVEEALSMGIKRDLPVYLATRKGLAIRNLDDLLCFNQRSPGSEGYGQLTLSEASKIAFDEPTYNKLWQKIHNENGAAIDHLLTAYQLDALVSDVGSPAMNVVPLAGYPGIMLPSGIDGDGMPTSVFFYGARWSEANLLALAYGYEQVSQARRTPVFKP, from the coding sequence ATGGATGTAACGTTAAAGGGCTGCATCACGCGGCTTGCCAAGGTTGTCCTGCTGGCGATTGCAGGCGACGCCTACGCCGAAACACAGGCACCAGAATCGAGATTGGAGTATTTCAGTGTCGATGAAATCAAAACGAAAATGGAGCGTAACCAACTCACTTCCGTAGCGCTTGTGCAGCACTTGCTACGACGCATAGAGGCTCTGGATAAGCAGGGACCGGTGATCAATGCGGTCATCGAACTCAATCCGGATGCTTTGGAAATGGCCAGGGCACTGGATCTGGAGCGTCAGAGGGGGAGAGTACGAGGGCCTTTGCACGGGATTCCGGTGTTGCTCAAAGACAACATTGACACGTCTGACCCGATGCAGACCAGCGCCGGGTCTTTGGCGATGGTGGGGCAACCCGCAGCACAAGATGCCTTCATCGTACAGCGGCTCCGGGCTGCCGGAGCTGTCATTCTGGGAAAAACCAATCTCAGTGAGTGGGCCAACTTCCGCGACCCAGACATTCCTAGCGGTTGGAGCAGCAGAGGTGGGCAGACAAAAAATCCGCACCTGTTGAGCGGGGACCCATGTGGTTCCAGTTCAGGTTCCGCAGCGGCTGCCGCCGCAGGTTTTGCCCCTTTGACAGTAGGAACGGAAACCGCTGGCTCGATTATCTGCCCTGCGTCCATGAATGGTGTGGTGGGTGTCAAGCCAACGGTGGGTCTGCTGAGCCGCAGCGGAATCATCCCGGTGACCCACAAACTCGATACGCCAGGGCCTATCACTCGCACTGTTCGCGACGCTGCGTTGTTGTTGAATGCCATGACGGGTAAGGATCCCGCCGACCCTGTCAGTAAACCACACGGCATCAATGGCCGTGACTACACGGCGCTGCTGCTTCCGAATGCATTGGTGGGACGACGTATAGGTTACCCGGCCAAGTTCGGAACCCGCAGCGAGGCGGTGCAGACCGACCCTCAGTTTTCCCAGGCTCTGGAAGTCATGCAGGCCGCAGGCGCGACATTGATTCCGGTAGACCTCCAGGACCCTCAATCGCAAGGGGTGGAAGAGGCACTGAGTATGGGGATTAAACGCGATCTGCCGGTCTATCTTGCAACACGAAAGGGGCTTGCTATACGGAATCTGGACGACCTGCTGTGCTTCAATCAGAGGTCTCCTGGCTCCGAGGGGTATGGACAACTGACGTTGAGCGAAGCGAGCAAGATTGCCTTTGACGAGCCCACCTATAACAAGCTTTGGCAGAAAATCCACAATGAAAACGGCGCCGCCATCGATCATTTGCTGACAGCGTATCAACTGGATGCCCTGGTGTCGGATGTCGGTTCGCCTGCCATGAACGTCGTGCCGTTGGCGGGGTATCCCGGCATCATGCTGCCTTCCGGAATCGACGGTGACGGTATGCCCACCTCGGTTTTCTTCTATGGAGCACGCTGGAGTGAGGCCAATCTCCTGGCATTGGCATACGGTTATGAGCAAGTCTCCCAGGCGCGGCGAACTCCGGTGTTCAAGCCGTAA
- a CDS encoding helix-turn-helix domain-containing protein — translation MASLAMKITLERIALFQFTPAHSAQARAMLGWSLEAFSRESGVTVEAIRRFEAGSEVLDVTRLALAYRLEAEGLVFFPGFAPGRGMSVRGSTPDPVGRADYAMIE, via the coding sequence ATGGCCTCTCTTGCGATGAAAATCACCCTGGAACGTATCGCCCTTTTCCAATTCACCCCCGCACACAGCGCACAAGCCCGTGCAATGCTGGGCTGGTCGCTGGAGGCGTTTTCCAGGGAGTCCGGGGTTACCGTTGAAGCTATTCGACGGTTTGAGGCGGGCAGTGAAGTGCTAGACGTCACCCGCCTGGCCCTCGCCTATCGGCTTGAAGCCGAAGGTCTGGTGTTCTTTCCAGGCTTTGCACCGGGCAGGGGCATGAGCGTTAGAGGCTCTACACCTGACCCGGTGGGGCGAGCGGATTACGCGATGATTGAGTGA